A genomic stretch from Microplitis mediator isolate UGA2020A chromosome 10, iyMicMedi2.1, whole genome shotgun sequence includes:
- the LOC130675922 gene encoding uncharacterized protein LOC130675922, which translates to MREKMAGTSIIFDFKKLTISLFCSMFIVQTIATTPINVSPQSISDLLIQSALNSLNQDSPTRHTYKSGNLINAQKLTQPPYIIYRLTLNLETDCKDSSCPREVCAIDIKQHELGVIEVESKSKQCMYLYPQSKQNVNQVSPDSMQDLQEQEIVESLDKQPNNDSVKLVHEDQDVIDQNDKPFIAVRASHYCPGCPYELNPTLPGLDAFGELAAVSLDQSSTEDFKFRVISIVRVTRSIPPGSDVVRYELLLEMGQTNCQKTANSPRAQCSLQASQPVMLCLVMFDERPWLTNSRRLIRNNCTESRDQMNYLNGNERSHLVGESLTNDGQSQQGEEVKSTIYNQAAERGQIKSYKNLADELLVVPISTSESGSHSEDESALTEPPFIKTVLKKDDVEKKPLKAFADKLKEFDDFLKDFDIPEKKIGQSEPINYGTEVTEEIIRPQKVETEIMKENQEPNVKISRRKRSLRTETNPMLSLAQTAVDYLDDIDTDDNKRVVVKVLDSKKEEKANKNFYSITVMVGMTSCQEKKHDDLKDCVTKSNNPLKICRLHVVTGKENSLKNAKVLDAQCFDKNEKRFKRDHESPILGGATHKSVEEPEIKEFVKQGLKKYSSGYQGTNEPIVVDVVNASHQVVSGSLYKIGVKLGESNCPKGQYAETCLLAENSPIKECLITAWSRPWLQENALDIKINCDEKNRKKRSLKGANYSFKMMKVAQELKDERAFESFQKTYNRVYTSDDEKAARFKIFKMNMIIAKTLQDYEEGTAIYGPTMFADMTSDEFRRYVGLRPDLRSENQIPYPMAKIPDVELPQEYDWRHYNVVTPVKDQGSCGSCWAFSVTGNVEGQYAIKHNKLLSLSEQELVDCDKLDEGCNGGLQENAYRALEELGGLELEDDYPYDAEDEKCHFKKNKAVVNIVSAVNITSNETQMAQWLVKNGPMAIGINANAMQFYMGGVSHPFKFLCSKDNLDHGVLIVGYGVHTYPIFKKTMPYWIVKNSWGTSWGEQGYYRVYRGDGTCGLNTDVSSAIVA; encoded by the exons ATGAGAGAAAAAATGGCTGGTACCAGCATAAtttttgactttaaaaaattaacaatatcaTTGTTTTGTTCAATGTTTATTGTACAGACGATTGCAACAACACCGATAAATGTATCACCACAGAgtatatctgatttattaaTACAAAGTGCTTTAAATTCTCTCAATCAAGACTCACCAACACGTCATACTTACAAAAGTGGAAATCTTATAAATGCACAGAAATtg acaCAGCCGCCAtacataatttatcgtttgacATTGAATTTAGAGACGGATTGTAAAGATTCATCGTGTCCACGTGAAGTGTGTGCTATTGATATCAAGCAGCATGAACTTGGTGTTATCGAAGTTGAAAGTAAATCCAAGCAATGTATGTATTTGTATCCCCAATCAAAACAAAATGTTAATCAAGTTTCACCAGATAGTATGCAGGATCTTCAAGAGCAAGAGATTGTCGAGAGTTTGGATAAGCAACCAAATAATGACAGTGTGAAACTTGTTCATGAGGATCAAGACGTCATTGATCAGAATGACAAACCATTTATAGCAGTACGAGCATCTCATTACTGTCCTGGTTGTCCTTACGAGCTTAATCCAACTCTGCCAGGTCTTGATGCCTTTGGAGAACTTGCCGCTGTGTCTTTAGATCAGTCAAGTACTGAGGATTTTAAATTCCGAGTTATCAGTATTGTAAGAGTAACCCGTTCTATTCCACCGGGGTCTGATGTCGTTCGCTACGAGCTACTGCTGGAAATGGGACAGACAAATTGTCAGAAGACAGCAAATAGTCCACGCGCGCAATGTTCTCTTCAGGCAAGTCAACCGGTTATGTTGTGTCTTGTGATGTTTGATGAACGTCCGTGGCTTACTAATAGCCGTCGATTGATTCGTAATAATTGTACAGAGTCTCGTGATCAAATGAATTATCTAAATGGCAATGAACGGTCACATTTGGTTGGAGAATCCTTGACTAATGATGGTCAGAGCCAACAAGGTGAGGAAGTTAAGTCTACTATTTATAATCAAGCTGCTGAAAGAGGTCagataaaatcttataaaaatctTGCTGATGAATTACTAGTGGTACCGATATCGACTTCTGAATCGGGTAGTCATAGTGAAGATGAATCGGCACTTACGGAACCACCTTTTATTAAAACTGTTTTGAAAAAAGAtgatgtagaaaaaaaacctCTCAAGGCATTCgctgataaattaaaagaatttgaTGACTTTTTGAAGGACTTTGATATTCCGGAAAAAAAGATTGGACAATCTGAACCGATAAATTATGGAACTGAAGTTACTGAAGAAATAATTCGTCCTCAAAAAGTAGAAACTGAGATTATGAAAGAGAATCAAGAGCCTAATGTGAAGATTTCACGTAGAAAAAGATCTTTGAGAACAGAAACAAATCCTATGTTGAGTTTAGCCCAGACAGCTGTTGATTATCTTGATGATATTGATACGGATGATAATAAACGAGTGGTAGTTAAGGTTTTGGAttcaaaaaaagaagaaaaagctaataaaaatttttattctatcacAGTTATGGTCGGAATGACAAGTTGTCAGGAAAAAAAACATGATGACCTTAAAGATTGTGTCACTAAATCAAATAACCCACTGAAAATATGCAGACTCCATGTAGTTACCGGAAAAGAAAATTCTCTCAAGAATGCCAAAGTTTTGGATGCTCAGTGCTTTGACAAAAACGaaaaaagattcaaaagaGATCACGAAAGTCCCATTCTGGGAGGTGCAACTCATAAATCGGTTGAGGAACCTGAGATAAAAGAGTTTGTAAAGCAAGGCTTGAAAAAATACTCATCTGGTTACCAAGgtactaatgaaccgattgtTGTGGACGTCGTTAATGCATCTCATCAAGTTGTTTCTGGATCACTGTACAAAATCGGCGTTAAATTAGGCGAGAGCAATTGTCCCAAAGGTCAATACGCCGAAACATGTTTACTGGCTGAGAACAGTCCAATCAAAGAGTGTTTAATTACCGCCTGGTCAAGACCGTGGTTACAGGAAAATGCACtggacattaaaataaattgtgatgaaaaaaatcgtAAGAAACGGTCGCTCAAAGGCgctaattattcatttaagaTGATGAAAGTGGCTCAAGAATTAAAAGATGAGCGGGCTTTTGAATCTTTTCAAAAAACATACAATCGTGTCTATACTTCAGATGACGAAAAAGCGGcgcgtttcaaaatttttaaaatgaacatGATAATTGCTAAGACACTGCAAGACTACGAAGAAGGTACTGCTATATATGGACCAACGATGTTCGCTGACATGACATCTGATGAATTTCGTCGGTACGTGGGTTTAAGACCAGATTTGAGATCAGAAAATCAAATTCCGTATCCTATGGCAAAGATTCCTGATGTTGAGTTACCTCAAGAGTACGACTGGCGACACTACAACGTTGTAACGCCAGTTAAAGATCAAGGGTCATGTGGGTCATGCTGGGCCTTCTCTGTAACTGGTAATGTTGAAGGACAGTATGCTATCAAACATAATAAACTTTTGTCGCTTTCGGAACAAGAGCTAGTGGATTGTGATAAACTTGATGAAGGATGCAATGGAGGATTACAGGAAAATGCTTATCGTGCGCTTGAAGAATTGGGCGGACTTGAGTTAGAAGATGACTATCCATATGACGCTGAAGATGAAAAAtgtcatttcaaaaaaaacaaagctGTTGTCAATATTGTTTCGGCGGTGAATATTACCTCAAATGAAACTCAAATGGCCCAATGGTTGGTCAAAAATGGGCCTATGGCTATCGGTATCAATGCTAATGCGATGCAATTTTACATGGGAGGAGTATCACAtccttttaaatttctttgtaGTAAAGATAATCTTGACCATGGTGTCCTTATCGTCGGTTACGGAGTTCACA ctTACCCCATATTCAAGAAGACGATGCCCTATTGGATAGTTAAAAACAGTTGGGGAACTAGTTGGGGTGAACAAGGATACTATAGAGTTTATCGAGGTGATGGAACCTGTGGTCTCAATACTGATGTCTCTAGTGCTATAGTTGCTTGA